One genomic segment of Nitrosopumilus sp. includes these proteins:
- the map gene encoding type II methionyl aminopeptidase → MQSEDYIKAGKIAAEVRENVRVKDWIGKSVFDICEEVESEIKKRGAKCAFPVNASINEIAAHYTAEPNDPITIKDTDLVKIDLGAQINGYIADTAVTVCYDAQYDGLVQAAEEALGNAMSMIKEGVKASDVGRTIETTIKQMGYKPIANLSGHSLEQYTIHAGKSIPNIWSIGGFTLSSNSAYACEPFVTTEQGGGFVRNGQIKNIFALNSRKKTKNDEADKLLDFIWNNFNMLPFALRWLTKEWDEKKARELLGFLIKKKAVQAYPVLIEVNEQRVAQAEHTFIPNENGVTITTKAI, encoded by the coding sequence GTGCAATCTGAAGACTATATCAAAGCAGGAAAAATTGCAGCAGAGGTTAGAGAAAATGTCAGAGTCAAAGACTGGATTGGAAAATCAGTCTTTGACATTTGTGAAGAAGTAGAAAGTGAAATTAAAAAAAGAGGTGCCAAATGTGCATTTCCAGTAAATGCAAGCATTAATGAAATTGCAGCGCACTATACTGCAGAACCAAACGACCCAATTACAATAAAAGATACAGATTTAGTAAAAATTGATCTTGGTGCACAAATTAACGGATACATTGCAGATACAGCGGTTACTGTTTGTTATGATGCGCAGTATGATGGATTAGTGCAAGCTGCAGAAGAAGCATTGGGAAATGCAATGTCGATGATTAAAGAAGGGGTAAAAGCAAGCGATGTTGGACGAACCATTGAAACTACAATAAAACAAATGGGATACAAACCAATTGCAAATCTTAGCGGACATTCCTTAGAGCAATATACAATACATGCGGGAAAATCAATTCCAAATATTTGGTCAATTGGAGGATTTACGTTATCATCAAATTCAGCATATGCTTGTGAGCCTTTTGTTACAACTGAACAAGGTGGAGGATTTGTTAGAAATGGACAAATTAAAAACATTTTTGCGTTAAACTCACGAAAGAAAACAAAAAATGATGAGGCAGATAAATTACTAGATTTCATTTGGAATAACTTCAACATGCTACCATTTGCATTAAGATGGTTAACAAAAGAATGGGATGAGAAAAAAGCTAGAGAGTTATTAGGATTTTTAATAAAGAAAAAAGCTGTTCAGGCCTATCCTGTTTTAATTGAAGTAAATGAGCAAAGAGTTGCCCAAGCAGAACACACATTCATTCCAAATGAGAACGGAGTAACCATTACAACAAAGGCAATTTAA